The following are encoded in a window of Oncorhynchus mykiss isolate Arlee chromosome 11, USDA_OmykA_1.1, whole genome shotgun sequence genomic DNA:
- the flj11011l gene encoding probable ubiquitin-conjugating enzyme E2 W-B — protein MASMQKRLQKELMALQNDPPPGMTLNEKSVQNTITQWIVDMEGATGTLYEGEKFQLLFKFSSRYPFDSPQVMFMGENIPVHPHVYSNGHICLSILTEDWSPALSVQSVCLSIISMLSSCKEKRRPPDNSFYVKTCNKNPKKTKWWYHDDTC, from the exons ATGGCGTCGATGCAG AAAAGGCTACAAAAGGAACTAATGGCTTTGCAAAATGATCCACCCCCTGGAATGACACTCAATGAGAAAAGTGTACAGAACACCATCACACA ATGGATTGTAGATATGGAAGGAGCCACGGGCACACTCTATGAAGGAGAGAAATTTCAGCTGCTTTTCAAATTCAGTAGTCGGTATCCTTTCGATTCACCTCAG GTAATGTTCATGGGAGAGAATATACCGGTACATCCTCACGTTTATAGCAACGGTCACATCTGTCTTTCCATACTAACAGAAGACTGGTCGCCAGCCCTCTCAGTGCAGTCAGTCTGTCTCAGCATTATCAGTATGCTCTCCAGCTGCAAAGAGAAG agacGGCCCCCTGATAACTCCTTTTACGTAAAAACGTGTAACAAGAATCCGAAGAAGACAAAATGGTGGTATCACG ATGATACATGCTAA